The following is a genomic window from Ictalurus furcatus strain D&B chromosome 14, Billie_1.0, whole genome shotgun sequence.
CTGAGGTGGTACCATAAGGGCTACATCTTTGGTAGCGTCTCTTTAtaccttcatttttaaaaaaaaaaaaaaagaagcatagTAGGACTTTAAGGACTTTCCAGTTAGTAGTTTAAGGTAGGCCTACAACACATGCACCTCCTTAGGTAAAACATGCATAATATtgtaaaggtacaaaagatggcACCACCCCAGCGACAAGGAAAACTCCAGTTTAATGGGCTACTCTGTTTCTGGGAGTATGGTGGAAGGTTAATGAAAGTGTTGTTCATTTGAGGTGTGTTGtgtagagagagcgagagagagagagagaaaggcctCGGATTTACCCTGTAGCACCCTTTCCACACTTTGGCGAGCAGTGTGGCTCGGATCCCCGCGCAGCCCCTGATGTACAGCACGGGTGTGAGAGCGGCGTTTACGCGCGGCAGGATGCGCAGCGGGTCCGAGCCCTCGTTGCGAAACGAGTAGCACGGGGTGCCCGAGAAATTACACACGATAATATGCAAGAATATTGGCAGCCAGGCTATAAGAAAGCACACGGCCACGATCACTATGAGATAGACGGACGCGCGCTTGGTTTCCCGCTCCGCGCTGGCCGGCTCGCGCTCCAGCTGGTACCTGGCGATCAGGAACAGGCGCACGTTCAATCCGATCATGATGATCACGGTGAAAATGTTGCTCACGAAAGTGCCGAAACCTGTTACCTGCTTGGCGATGCCTACCGTCACAAGGTTATTAACGGCTACGATAACGAACGCGTACACCCAGTAGACCGCGATCACTGCCAGCGTCCGGCCGCGCGTCATGCGCTGTGAGTACTTGAATGGCGCGGACACGGCGTGGTAGCGATCCGCCTGAGCCGCTAAAATGGCCATGTAGGACAGACCCAGAAAAGTAGGCGCTACGTAGTAAGTGCGAGTGGGAGAGTCGTAGCTGTCGCGCACGTCCAGCGCGCCGCAGTAGTAGTACGACACTCCCGAGCAGACGTCGCTCAGGCACGTGCTCAGCATGTACATGAAGCGGTTCTCGCCGCGCAGCGACCTGTTCAGCAGGATGGACACGAACACGGACACGTTGAGAAAGATTATGGTCGTAGCCAAGAGGACATTAAAGAGGAACAGCAGCACGTTCCCGAAGCTGTTGAGGGGCAGGACGGGGCCGAGGCCCAAAACACTAACCAAAGTGGAGGAGTTGGATTTAATCAGGGTGGCCATGCGGGAGCAAAGCCATCAGAGTAACAGTAAACACGCAGATGTGGACATCTCATTAGGGTGCACGCACTGCAAGCCCGCACAGAGCTTTTTAAATCGACTCGAGGATTTCCTCTGCGGTCTCTCAAACCTGTCAAAACAGTCTGAAAAACACCTAAAGCCCGTGGGGACCGAGCAGGAGGACCGGAGTGGGACTGACAGTCAGCCCGGGAGttacagcaaacaaacaaagcttCGCTTAATTGCGCTCGTGTCCAGCTGGATTTAAATCAAAAGCATGAGAGAGAAGAAACCATGCGGAAAATGCTGCAAGGCCCTTCACAGTCTGGCATCATACCTTCAAGTATTTCAAATCAAAGCTATttgcatacatacatttaacaaagatatatattttttggataatcCTGTTTGAAATCCAGATTATATTTgtgaaaatttgaaaaaaaagatcaaaagcttaaGCAAGAAAGacaaaattttcacagccttctttgctcatatttaccaagggtgccaatattagtggagggaggGCATAGTACATGACTGCATGCTGCATAATGTCCTGACCCATCTAGATCTGAATCATAGGCCTGACAGAGCAATAGCAACACCAAGTGATAATGCACAGGCCCTACGAAAATAGCTAGAGGATTTTTCTTTCCAAATCAACAACTCAGCAGATGACACCGAACCACACGATACATCCTTTATTTCCTATGCATTACTACAATCACGCAGATAACACAATGTAAACCCGCTGTGTCTTGTGCTGTGCCCTGCTCACCCTGTTCTTTTTAAATTCTCACTTTTTTTCAGGAGTTTCACTCGATCATCAATTTAGACTGTCATAGGGTAGGCCTTCAGATTAACCTGTAATTGCGTACCCAAAGAGGGAAAGAGGGTAAGGCTGTGTTGCATTATACAGAATGATAGTGAATATTGGCTGTTAAATTGAATGTcgaatatttaaatattcaagattctgcactatttctaggtcccttttttttttaaatgtaagcaaatctGTGATATTGAttatgttaactgctttgtcctAAAGGttagattttcctcatgcctaatctcttctattgtaGCATGTGTTCAGACAGCACTCTTATGggtttgatctaaaatggatcataaggttttgcacaatcctgtggagtccatgccagctcgagtgcactctgtcattaaagcaaaaagtggACCTACCAAATACTAGGCAGTAGGCTTTATGCTTTATGAACATTAAAggcaataattaaaaacattataacTAATTTCCgtggttaaatatttaaagtaaacTTTTAATAATTAAACTTTACTTGTTGGTAATCCGCTACTAGCCTACCGCCTTCATAGATTGAGACATTGTTGTGGTGGAGGGGTTTGTGTACTTCAGGGAACCTCAGGGCTATGTCACTGGGAGCTTAATGCCACCCTTGGTAAACAGATCTGAGGGGTGAGGTCAAACAAAGAGTGATCCTAAAGACCTAATTATAAAAGGTACAAAAAAACCTGGGATTAGGACCCACCTCTGTAGCCAGACCTGGGGGTACTGTCTGTACACACACTTAcggcaaaataataataatgaaacactcactttttgttgcatttgAGCAAAATCccggtgtagctcctatctcagtAAGTGAGCTTTACCATCAGGGTGTCATTCACTATGTGTTCGATGGTGACCGGGAGCCGGATCGCAGCTCTTAGgccgtggcctctgtgtttcctgggtgaagtgtccggctCGGTGCTGCTCGTTCCCGGGCGATGAAGCAGCGACAAGCCGGACATTTCACacaagataggagctacactgggGTACTGCtcgattgcaacaaaaagtgagtgtttcattattatttctgttatttatttatttatttttgctttaaacctGCTAATTGGCTACTACTGCAATGCCGCTGCTTCTACTAGTGAGCACGGGAGGCTATGGATCacgtgcgctctactgtcttcactacCGTTGGCAGTCAttgcaccaagtcgctccaagGTCGTTTTGACAGTTGCAGAATGCATCCAATTGAGTAAAAAGTCTTCAGAACGGCTATTAGAAAGTTGTGTCACTAATTGAAGCACAGGTTCTTATCGGCCCTTGGCAGTCTTTTAGAATTGGATCATGTTGCTCTGTATGAGTGTATTCGTCCAGTAAGTAGTTACCTAACGATAATATGACAACTAGGATTTTGTTGTGTACGTAGTGTAAAACAGCGGGTTCAAGAAATTAACCAGGCTAATGGGAGGTAAATGAAATCctcataattttttatttaggcTAGTCAAATTGATCACTTAAGTGTGTATTGAATTCTGTTGTCTTCACttactcactttcagtaaccgcTGTAGCCAGGTCaggggtcacggtggatctggagcctatgcTGGGAACATTGGGCATGAAATAAGAATATACCTTGGATGGGACACAATTATAGAATCATGATATCATTATATAATTGCAgggaatcacacacacacacacacacacacacacacacacacacacacacacattctttctgTTGTCTTGCTTTGGGATAATTTGTTAAACATGAAGGatggcacagtggtgcagtggtCGTGTTACCACCTCACAATCCCAGGGTCTCTGTTGTGATCCCGAGCTTGGGATACTGTCTGTGTTGACTTTTGTGTGTTCTTTCTGTGAATGTATGGCTTTTGtgtggttttctcccacctcccagaaacataCATGCTCTAGATTCTccatgaccctgatcaggatatgGCAGTTACTAAAGATTTACTAAAGAAAGAATGACCACGTGAATAATAATGCCTTTAATAACTAATGAAGCAGTCATAAATGGGCCTACATTGTTTTAGCACAAAAGTAGGCCTCTATGTCTACGGCCTACATCAcaacaacataaataacaacACTTCTTAAATCTTTACAAGGTGAAGGCTGCTTTCATTTGACATTTGGCACAATGATTTGCTAAAAAAGTGAATCCAAGTCCCCCAGGTCTCTACACAGAGCTCATATAACACCGCCCTGTCCTCTGTTCGTGGAGGACGAGCGAATCTCCTCGCCttcagggttttttgttgttgttttttttttattaaagaaatgtcTAGTTTAAATGCCACCATTTCTCTCTCGGTTGACTTTACAAGTCCGGgagactttttcatttttatttaccaCATAGTGTTCGCCACATGCGCGGCTCTGCTCGCGGGCTCTGTGGTCCTGGGGATCCTGTGCACTCGGGCGCTGCGCCAGCAGAACCGCTTCATCTTCATGCTGAACACCAGCATTAGCGACACCCTCACCGGCTTCTCCGTCTATTACCTCGGGCTTTTCGACGTGCAGGAGGGTTATCCGTCCCGAAACAGCACCTTGTACATTTTGCCCTCGTTTTTAGGCGTGAACGTGATGACGTTTCTGTTCGCGCAGTTTGACCGCTACTTGGCTGTGGCGCACCCGTTCTTTTACAACCGCTTCATCGCGCGCTGGTTCGTCGTCGCGTGCTGTGTGTTCTGCTGGGTGTACACCTACTTACTTCTGACTATTCAAAATGTTTTACCAGTCACACAAGCTGTCAAACTGATCGCCTTCGGCGTCATGACGTTGCAGATAATAGTTGTGATCAAAGTCTTGATGACCATTAAGTTATATATCATAGCCAAGCACCAGCTCGGACGCGAGGCGCCCAGTCcggagagagacagcaagaaagAGTCCCTGCGTCTCATCGTGTTCGTGGTGATGTGTTTTTTGTCGCTGTGGTGTCCCTCCTTCGTGAATATCATGATCAGATATCTGTCAAACGGCGGGTTGCGCTTTAGGAACGAAGCGACCAACGCGTTCGCCATCATGGCGCGCTTTAACGCGCTCAGCACTCCTGCGCTTTACATATGGGGCAGTCCTGCTCTGCGCACCGCTGTGTGGACACAGGTGTGGAGAAGAGTGTGTACACCGTGCCACGTCAGGACTACAAGGTTCCTACACACACTATCTTCCTGCACAAAGCCTGTctgatatatatacatacatatatatatacacacaccttggTATTCTGTaaaacaggggtgtccaatcttatccggaaagggccggtgtgggtgctgGTTTTCATCCCAACCAAActgaagccacacctgagtctattgaaagccaagatctactgattaaacaggtggaatcaggtgtggctcctgcttgggtggaatgaaaacctgcaccataagattggacacccctgctgtaAAACCTAGGGTACATCATTTAGGTTTAGGGTAAAACCTAGGGTACATTATTTGCACCGAAACCCTAAGTAGTGCGTTGTGGGAACCTACTGATTTTCAACCACCAGCACTAGTGCATTTTGTGCTTAAAGTCTGCTGAAAGCACAGGAAAGCTTAAAGGCACCAGCTTGGAGACATGACTATAAAGTAGCACAACTTTAGTGCACTATTATATTTGATGGCTGTTATTATAAGGACAAACTCTGTAGTGCGCAGGTACACATCAAAATGTGCAAGGGATGATTACTTAATGTGCAAAACTCTAAGTATGTACACATTTGCAAGcatacaaaacaacaaaaaagctctGGAAAACGTGTTGTACAACTTTATTCAACTCTGTGGGTGCTCATTAGAGCTCTGTAGTGGGTTATTCGTCACTAGATAGTGTTAATTCAACAACTGATATGAATTTAATTGACTCAACAGTAGCGGAGTGGCTGCCAACCCTGGGCCTGCAGTAGACCTGTAATTCAGCTTTCACTATATTctctaacactaacacacttcCATTCAGGGAGGAACAGTTATGAGCTGAGTAGctggatcaggtgtgtttgagtggGAAAACAATGTCAAACAGGGCTGTAAATCACTGCTGTAGGCTATATCTGTAGCCTATACTGAAAGCTGAAAGCAATTTTAGTATTGGATGTGCAGTTCACAGGCCATGTTGGCTCTCAACACCTCAGACAGATATATACATATCTGAAATAATCTACCTTCAATACATGTATGTTTTTGGGGAACAGAAAAGGCACACAAAACCACTTATCAGACCTGAGGATGCTCCATGTGTAATATGGTCTGAGTGCAAATAAGACATGGAGGCCATGTAATATATTgcgttttaaatttttttatttttttttcgcTTTATCGAGCCATCTATCTAAATGCAATCTGTGTCAACTGATATTTCACCACTTGCTGTAATCTATTTTAAAGGTGGGGCAAAATGATTGGAATATAACTATGAAGTGAGGTATAGAAGATGCACCAAGAGTAAATTTCTCACCAAGAGAAAAACCTTTTTCAGGTTCAATAGAGGCAATTAGCCAACACACAAAattgcatatttaaaaaaatgaaataaataataatagtaaaaaaaatagtttagtATGGTTCCACTTTAAGTAAGAAATTAAAATGGATAACGTTGACCTGAACAGAACACAAGGGATAAGAGCTCAATAAATGCAGTAGGTTTTAAAAACAGCGTCTTAAACAGATCAGATTtaaacgtatatatatatttagctaCTGTTTAAATAGAACTGGTGGACTGTAATTATGTATTTCATGCTTTCTTTTCTCACTTAGAGTGTTCAGCATGAACATGAAACCAGCAAAAGATAGAGTGCTGAGCATCTCACACAGCTAGAGGGACACGTGAACACCGAAAGCGGGAGACAGAACTGGACGAAGAGTTCATTGTTACACGGCTAGGCCTGGATTAGACTGGTTTGCCTTTAATATTTCAAACTAAATGTTCAACTGATCaatgtttgagtttgttttatATGGAAAGGCACTTCTTCCTTATGGTTGCACACAGCATGTCAAATGAACAAGGTTCCTCTAAagctatactacaccacactgatTGTaacttatttgtaaataaacaaaacaaacaaaaaaagtgtaacCCTTAATGGTTCTTCGGTTATTACTCCGGTGGAACCCTTAAAGGGTATGTGTAGGACCTTACAATAAAGTATTTCTTTATCAGAAACTGGTCCACACTAGAATCCTATTTTGTTTTAGTACAAACATtcttatagattttttattttattttatgacttctacactATAAAGTcagttcaaaaacattttagattcccaaacattatttttccagcacaaaattaaatgttacagaaaaatgcttgtatgacattaaagaaagcagcaaatTACgcaagagacacttttcagacaaaaaaaaacataatgaaggctgctgggttttgctgcaaaaataagaagcaagtgcgacaaaGTTTCCAGAAGAatcgtgtctggttctgcaagatgctcaataaaacttggagctcatttccttataaaacattgtaccagagactactattttaatttttttgttacaccaaatattgactgtttcatttattactgtttactgtaaaCTGTTTACTGTTAAATGTAGAAACGTTTAATTGCATTCTTTTGAAGGCATCTTCATACAGCATTTCATTGCATGtgtctaaaacttttgcacagtacataATCACAAATCATTTAGAGGATAGGTTCTTCAGAATATAccttgtatgtatgtatgtatgtatgtatatatatatatatatatatatatatatatatatatatatatatatatatatatatctcacacacacatacaaggtATAATCTGAAGAACCTGTCCTCTACATAATTTGattatgtaattaaaaattttcaaaatcatgattttagattttttgagaaaatatatttcttttctaaTCATTTAATACAATCACAGCAGAATATTTGTAAAATCTGAACATAATAATAGGAGGCATTAGCTGTGATGGTGAAGGTAGATGTGAAGGCAAACACcgttctttaaaataaatgctaatgtaaaagaaagaagataTACAACACATTTAGTTTGTGTTTAACACGTTAGGTGGAAGACCTATTTCACAGCAAGTGAGGTATTTGAGATTTCGTTGATATTTACTTCTTTAGCTAAGAAACTTGTTCAAAAACATCCTAAACTCAATTTAAACAACTCATGGAATAATACTGACCTAATCCTTATGCCAGTTTATTCCAAAATAAAGATgtgtaaatgattttaataatgtctgcaaatgtaaataatgtcaatGTTCCTGTACAGtaatcatatataaaaatatgagcATATTTTGGCCTTGCTAAAATAAAGAACAGAGGAAACATTTCCTATTCCTCTTCAGCTGCTTAATTGTTTAATTTCCCCATCAGATCAGTATCCTTTGGCATTTGTGCTGTGGGTTTTTAGTATTACTTCAAACCTTAAGTAGGAAAACGCTACAAGGGCTTCAGTCTTACACACTTAAGACAAAATGTATTGAttgaggactttttttttttttcaaacaatgCTGAATGACAGAATGAATCATTAGAAAGTGACACTTCTTATTgttgtaattaaatataattacttAAAGAATATATCCtaagacaaacaacagaacacttcATAAACATCCTAACTTTTATTGGAACAGTGGAACAATTTcttaaaagtgtttaaaaaatatacttatatataaagaTGGCGACTAAATGTTGTGAACCATAGGGTAAACCATTCTGCACttattcagaaaagaaaagaaacagtcCTGGACCTCACGCTAACGCTTGCATAACACAGGGAACCTAcaggaataaaaaagaaagaaagaaagaaagaaaaaagcaagcAAGGATAGAACATAAAACTTACAGTAATTACGTTTCCAAAGAGACTTCTTCATAACAGGAGGGTTTTATTTTCCTCCTTAACACTGCAAGCACAGTACACGTTGTGGATCTTTTCGGAGCTGGGAATGAAATACTCAGATATGTATCAAAATGAAGAGATAATCAGAGAGGCTAGTGTTTGTGTAAGGTAAAAGATGTGAAGCGTATCAGCTCCTTTGGTCAAAGCTCACAATATATGCGTCATAAGGTAATTGGCTAGGGGAAGGAGCTGTGTGAAGGTGCTATGTGAACGCTGTGTGAAAATACTGCCTGCACATCTCAGGCTGCTCATCAGGCCGGGAGTGGGAGACATAACGGAAACGCTATGACTTCAGTCAacagaatgtaaaataaaataaatgagcaaTATGGATGAACAAAGAGGAAATCAGATTTTGAGAGGACATACAAATAAAGGAAAACAGGGAGAGACATAGAAAGCGCTGGAGAGTTTCACTCGCCCTTAGTGACAAGATCCTCTATGTAGGCGTCCAGCTCATCATCGCTGCTGATCTCAATATCCTAGAAAAAACATCCATATATGTTCAGACACCATTTATAGAGGAACGCACTTGattaaacaaaatgtccagataTGCATCAACAGGTCCAGATTTACATTTCTCACTTTTAAAACTATGTAACTTTACAATTAACTTCATTTTAGCTCTCgaataattaataatagatACTGAATTGATTTCTAATACCTGTGTGAGAGGATCCATTTTTGTGcaattgtgtgtgcatgcagtgGTGTTAATATATtctgaatgtaaatgtatgtgagtgtgtcagACCTCTTGGACTTTCTGCAGCAGTGCGACAATATTTGTTCGCAGTTTGCGCAGTTTCTCTTCAGACTCTCGGAGTTTAGTCTCTGCGCCGTTGCTCTTTTCCTCCACGGCCCGTGCTCGAGACTCCGCGCGGCTCTGGTAGGAGTTACACAGCTTCTGCAGCCCTGCCTCATATTGCTGAAAATACTCTTTCTGCAACACATACACGGCTAGACATCAACTAGGGGACTATGAGAATGCACCGATGTTTACAACTTCGCTCAAGCCACTGTTCACATGGACTCCCTGTTAACACTgattaaattaatacaaaatactGAGCCGCACAACAGTAAGAAT
Proteins encoded in this region:
- the LOC128618463 gene encoding glucose-dependent insulinotropic receptor, which gives rise to MSSLNATISLSVDFTSPGDFFIFIYHIVFATCAALLAGSVVLGILCTRALRQQNRFIFMLNTSISDTLTGFSVYYLGLFDVQEGYPSRNSTLYILPSFLGVNVMTFLFAQFDRYLAVAHPFFYNRFIARWFVVACCVFCWVYTYLLLTIQNVLPVTQAVKLIAFGVMTLQIIVVIKVLMTIKLYIIAKHQLGREAPSPERDSKKESLRLIVFVVMCFLSLWCPSFVNIMIRYLSNGGLRFRNEATNAFAIMARFNALSTPALYIWGSPALRTAVWTQVWRRVCTPCHVRTTRFLHTLSSCTKPV